In Ancalomicrobiaceae bacterium S20, the following proteins share a genomic window:
- a CDS encoding invasion associated locus B family protein, whose product MALTHTALLVGALLVGAGAFSTGALAQQAAPATPAKPKPAAPAKPAAPAAAPEATLAPDQPNPWVKYCSRDPEKRKVCLVAQELRSDQGQLIASVALRDIEGEAKKTVLIAVPPVVLIQPGLRLAVDTGKQEEAKYTICFPNACYAEMTVTDQFIATMKKGQALKVTALNYQGKPLPLGFQLVGFKAAQESEGIDPTAKQESQDQLQQELQKRAEEARQKLNNGAAAPKP is encoded by the coding sequence GTGGCCCTCACGCACACCGCGCTGCTCGTTGGTGCGCTGCTCGTCGGTGCCGGCGCGTTCTCGACCGGCGCTCTCGCCCAGCAGGCGGCGCCGGCCACCCCGGCCAAGCCGAAGCCCGCTGCCCCGGCGAAGCCGGCCGCGCCTGCCGCCGCGCCGGAGGCGACGCTCGCGCCCGACCAGCCGAATCCCTGGGTGAAGTACTGCTCGCGCGATCCCGAGAAGCGCAAGGTCTGCCTCGTCGCGCAGGAACTGCGGTCCGACCAGGGCCAGCTGATCGCCTCGGTCGCGTTGCGCGACATCGAGGGCGAGGCCAAGAAGACCGTGCTGATCGCCGTGCCGCCGGTGGTGCTGATCCAGCCGGGCCTGCGTCTCGCCGTCGACACCGGCAAGCAGGAAGAGGCCAAGTACACGATCTGCTTCCCGAACGCCTGCTACGCCGAGATGACGGTCACCGACCAGTTCATCGCGACGATGAAGAAGGGCCAGGCGCTCAAGGTCACCGCGCTCAACTATCAGGGCAAGCCGCTGCCGCTCGGCTTCCAGCTCGTCGGCTTCAAGGCCGCGCAGGAGAGCGAGGGCATCGACCCGACCGCCAAGCAGGAGAGCCAGGACCAGCTCCAGCAGGAACTGCAGAAGCGCGCCGAAGAGGCCCGCCAGAAGCTCAACAACGGCGCCGCGGCTCCGAAGCCCTGA